The following are from one region of the Candidatus Brocadiaceae bacterium genome:
- the mlaD gene encoding outer membrane lipid asymmetry maintenance protein MlaD, whose product MKAFHVEMTVGAFMVLGILCLGYLSVRLGGLELWGRDYQQVDAVFSNVGGLRAGAPVMVAGVTVGRIGSITLEEYAARVVLEVRSDLELQEDAIASIKTQGLIGEKFVEISPGGSEELIPPGGRIAQTEPAFDWESLIGKYAFGDI is encoded by the coding sequence ATGAAGGCCTTCCACGTGGAGATGACCGTCGGAGCGTTCATGGTACTGGGCATCCTGTGCCTCGGGTACCTGTCCGTCCGCCTCGGCGGACTGGAGCTATGGGGACGCGACTACCAGCAGGTCGACGCCGTCTTCAGCAACGTCGGAGGCCTGCGGGCCGGAGCGCCGGTGATGGTCGCCGGCGTCACGGTCGGCCGCATCGGGTCCATCACGCTCGAGGAGTACGCGGCCCGCGTGGTGCTGGAAGTCCGCAGCGACCTGGAACTCCAGGAGGACGCCATCGCGTCCATCAAGACCCAGGGCCTCATCGGCGAGAAGTTCGTCGAGATCAGCCCGGGCGGATCGGAGGAACTCATCCCGCCGGGCGGCCGCATCGCCCAGACCGAACCGGCGTTCGACTGGGAGTCCCTGATCGGCAAATACGCGTTCGGCGATATCTGA
- a CDS encoding ABC transporter substrate-binding protein — translation MCERIAPLLLLFGLTLCMAGRAALAAEPPEDAAPSPVEFARVATQSLFDILRDPDLQGDINAEARYQAVRKDSDKNFDWTEMARRSLARHWNRRSTQEREEFTRLFSHLIANTYLTTIERNLDAEIRYEQEDVKERSATVRTLAVTRDRTEVPIVYWLRSADVPRDPPETGTRPSWLVYDVQIEGVSMVSNYRSQFNNIIVGSSYERLLERLKERVAEADRKRAELVAAARKAQEEAQ, via the coding sequence ATGTGTGAGCGGATCGCCCCATTGCTGCTTCTGTTCGGTCTGACGCTCTGCATGGCCGGCCGGGCCGCCCTGGCCGCCGAGCCCCCGGAGGACGCCGCGCCGAGCCCCGTCGAGTTCGCCCGCGTAGCCACCCAGAGCCTGTTCGACATCCTTCGCGACCCCGACCTGCAGGGCGACATCAACGCGGAGGCCCGCTACCAGGCGGTGCGCAAGGACTCCGACAAGAACTTCGACTGGACCGAGATGGCCCGGCGCTCCCTGGCGCGCCACTGGAACCGCCGGTCGACGCAGGAGCGCGAGGAGTTCACCAGGCTGTTCAGCCACCTGATCGCGAACACCTACCTGACCACCATCGAGCGCAACCTCGACGCCGAGATCCGCTACGAACAGGAGGACGTCAAGGAACGCTCCGCCACGGTCCGCACCCTGGCTGTCACCCGCGACCGCACGGAGGTGCCCATCGTCTACTGGCTGCGCAGCGCCGACGTCCCCCGCGACCCGCCCGAGACGGGAACCCGCCCGAGCTGGCTCGTCTACGACGTTCAGATCGAGGGCGTCAGCATGGTGTCCAACTACCGGTCACAGTTCAACAACATCATCGTCGGCTCCTCCTACGAGCGGCTGCTCGAACGCCTGAAGGAGCGTGTGGCCGAGGCCGACCGCAAGCGCGCCGAACTCGTGGCAGCCGCACGGAAGGCGCAGGAGGAGGCTCAATGA
- a CDS encoding VacJ family lipoprotein, with protein sequence MKTRLPVVMALMLVAVGCAATRPADTAGQNPAVAAPGAAAGEVESEELPWPDEFDDGPEIRDPIEPVNRAFFGLNDKLYFWVLKPVAEGWAAVSPRPVRVGLRNAFDNLGVVGRAFNCAAQGDLKGTATEAARFGLNSTVGVLGVWDPALRWFDLKPRKEDFGQTLGHYGIGPGIHLTLPVMGPSCLRDAIGSIPEALMNPLTYVAGVSAVQRINDRSLGVWAYEDLKENALDPYIAVMSAYYQQRQHLVDENAAP encoded by the coding sequence ATGAAGACCCGACTCCCCGTCGTCATGGCCCTGATGCTGGTCGCCGTCGGCTGCGCCGCCACGCGCCCGGCGGACACCGCCGGACAGAACCCCGCGGTCGCCGCACCCGGGGCGGCCGCCGGCGAGGTGGAGTCCGAGGAACTGCCCTGGCCGGACGAGTTCGACGACGGCCCCGAGATACGGGACCCCATCGAGCCGGTCAACCGCGCGTTCTTCGGCCTCAACGACAAGCTCTACTTCTGGGTCCTCAAGCCCGTCGCCGAAGGCTGGGCCGCCGTCAGCCCCCGGCCCGTGCGCGTGGGGCTCCGCAACGCCTTCGACAACCTCGGCGTCGTCGGCCGGGCGTTCAACTGCGCCGCCCAGGGCGATCTGAAGGGGACCGCCACCGAGGCCGCACGCTTCGGCCTCAACTCGACCGTCGGGGTGCTGGGCGTCTGGGATCCCGCCCTCAGGTGGTTCGACCTGAAGCCCCGCAAGGAAGACTTCGGACAGACCCTCGGGCACTACGGCATCGGGCCCGGCATCCATCTGACCCTGCCCGTCATGGGCCCGTCCTGCCTGCGCGACGCCATCGGCTCGATACCCGAGGCCCTCATGAATCCCCTGACCTACGTGGCCGGAGTCAGCGCCGTCCAGCGCATCAACGACCGGTCGCTCGGCGTCTGGGCCTACGAGGACCTGAAGGAGAACGCACTCGATCCCTACATCGCCGTCATGAGCGCCTACTACCAGCAGCGGCAGCACCTGGTCGATGAGAACGCCGCCCCCTGA